A single region of the Salvia miltiorrhiza cultivar Shanhuang (shh) chromosome 8, IMPLAD_Smil_shh, whole genome shotgun sequence genome encodes:
- the LOC130999661 gene encoding putative disease resistance protein At1g50180, with amino-acid sequence MAEAVASMALETLRDLLLEEARFLSGVDGEVRQLRKQLEQMTCLLEDAARKRHESKIFVKLTSEVRDLVYEAEAAIERHAAYQVCSRRRRGLRQLIRRYSCTILEDGYSLHQLASEISQIKSDLGSVADKLMLAFGINIIDHGESSAASDNKKKITFPEFEIGDCFVGMEDELKQLRDLLKQDNEERVISVWGMGGSGKTTIAKKLYNETKSSFDLSAWVCISQQCQSFQSVWNDVLKQLEHQSRKGVSDEAQQIREDVTSLSEWELNERLCKIQRDKRCLIVVDDLWKVADWNGLKHPFLVDDLQSKILITTRKEEVAKIGCPVKVGHLKEEDALELLKNKAFPHTNIPDFAFEKIGKEMVQKCGYLPLAISLLGGVLRMKNSMEWELVNEDIKEAIYRDESEIDGVLNLSYESLPYYLKPCFLYMGIFQEDEDINVNDLYHIWIAQGMISYEYIGDKDKTLREIAELYLGELVSRSIVQVEIYDGVTPGSKYNTCKLHDVVRELCLKLGEREDFGVQILEYQSGNLSTLLQQASSNKIRHLAIHFRTREVKLEPVELGEDSSKHLRSLQMFNHSYSDEYPWQRVVNFQKFKLLRDLVMVGFEFARRKLPKEITNLVHLRRLSLKRCEFDKIPLSIRNLVYIDTLDLAASWNVEVPNVFKELVHLKHLILPYYGKENIGSHILTLDEGVVELESLMALDSRVHELKCVNKMKNLRRFDARIFDNERLSAMIDGIAIMDKLSFCRVRIEEGCELGRNEGVLKKAFTCPNLHNLVIQVKLGKALPECCKRDFMSSKLTSLWLSKCEIEDDPMGILGNLPCLTYLYLCWKSFVGEEMTCPSNSFRCLKRLGLSELPKLREWRVEAGAMPLLSELEIYDCSSLKMLPHGLSGISTLRKLEITGMAEMGKRVSASGEDFHKVSHVTSIIIQD; translated from the exons ATGGCAGAAGCAGTCGCGTCAATGGCTCTAGAAACCTTGCGCGATTTGTTGTTGGAAGAAGCACGCTTTTTATCCGGTGTTGACGGTGAAGTGAGGCAGCTCCGGAAACAGCTCGAACAGATGACATGTCTGCTCGAAGATGCTGCCAGAAAACGACATGAAAGCAAAATCTTTGTCAAATTGACGTCCGAGGTCAGAGATCTTGTGTACGAAGCGGAAGCTGCCATTGAAAGACACGCAGCTTATCAAGTGTGTTCAAGGAGAAGACGAGGCCTCAGACAGCTCATCCGCAGATATTCTTGTACTATTTTGGAAGACGGCTACTCGCTCCACCAACTAGCCTCCGAGATTTCACAAATCAAATCCGATCTTGGAAGCGTCGCCGATAAATTAATGCTAGCCTTTGGAATCAACATCATCGATCACGGGGAGAGCTCGGCTGCCAGCGATAACAAGAAGAAAATTACCTTCCCCGAATTTGAGATCGGAGACTGTTTTGTGGGGATGGAGGATGAGCTGAAGCAGCTTCGTGATCTCCTAAAACAAGACAACGAGGAGAGAGTTATATCAGTTTGGGGAATGGGGGGATCAGGCAAGACCACCATTGCCAAAAAGCTCTACAACGAGACCAAGTCCAGCTTTGATCTTTCCGCATGGGTTTGCATTAGTCAGCAATGCCAGAGTTTTCAATCAGTTTGGAATGATGTTCTCAAGCAGCTAGAGCATCAAAGCAGGAAAGGTGTAAGTGATGAGGCACAACAAATAAGGGAGGATGTTACAAGTTTGAGCGAGTGGGAGTTGAATGAGCGACTATGCAAGATACAAAGAGACAAGCGTTGCCTCATTGTTGTGGACGATCTTTGGAAAGTTGCTGATTGGAATGGGTTGAAGCATCCTTTCCTCGTTGATGATTTGCAAAGCAAAATCTTAATCACCACGCGCAAAGAGGAAGTTGCAAAGATTGGATGCCCAGTAAAAGTTGGGCATCTAAAAGAGGAAGATGCTTTGGAACTACTCAAGAACAAAGCCTTTCCACATACCAATATTCCAG ATTTTGCATTTGAGAAAATTGGGAAAGAAATGGTGCAGAAATGTGGGTATTTGCCATTGGCCATTTCTTTACTCGGTGGGGTCTTGAGAATGAAAAATTCGATGGAGTGGGAGTtagtaaatgaggatatcaaaGAAGCCATATATAGagatgaaagtgagattgaTGGAGTGCTAAATTTAAGCTATGAAAGTCTACCCTATTATTTGAAGCCTTGCTTTCTCTATATGGGTATATTTCAAGAGGATGAAGATATAAATGTTAACGATCTGTATCACATTTGGATAGCACAAGGCATGATTTCATATGAGTATATTGGAGACAAGGACAAAACTTTGAGGGAAATAGCGGAGCTCTACTTGGGTGAGTTGGTCTCCAGGTCCATAGTCCAAGTCGAAATTTACGATGGTGTCACACCTGGAAGCAAATACAATACATGCAAACTTCATGATGTAGTAAGAGAACTATGTTTGAAATTGGGGGAAAGGGAGGATTTCGGTGTGCAGATTTTGGAGTATCAAAGTGGGAACTTAAGTACCTTACTACAGCAAGCTTCCTCGAATAAAATACGACATTTGGCTATCCATTTCAGAACAAGAGAAGTCAAACTGGAACCAGTCGAGCTTGGAGAAGATAGCAGCAAACATTTAAGGTCACTTCAAATGTTCAATCACAGTTATTCTGATGAGTATCCTTGGCAACGTGTAGTTAATTTtcagaaattcaaattgctGAGAGATCTTGTTATGGTGGGATTCGAATTTGCTAGAAGGAAGTTACCGAAAGAAATCACTAATCTTGTTCACCTTAGACGTTTGTCTTTAAAAAGATGTGAATTTGATAAGATACCGTTGTCCATAAGGAATTTGGTATACATTGATACACTTGATTTAGCTGCTTCGTGGAATGTTGAAGTTCCAAATGTTTTTAAGGAGTTGGTACATTTAAAGCACTTGATTCTTCCCTATTATGGGAAGGAAAATATTGGAAGTCATATATTAACATTGGACGAGGGAGTGGTTGAGTTGGAGAGTCTGATGGCATTGGATAGTAGAGTGCATGAATTAAAATGTGTGAACAAAATGAAGAATCTGCGACGTTTTGATGCACGCATATTCGACAATGAAAGATTGTCAGCCATGATCGACGGCATTGCTATCATGGACAAGTTATCCTTTTGTAGGGTTAGAATAGAAGAGGGTTGTGAGTTAGGAAGAAACGAGGGAGTGTTGAAAAAGGCATTCACATGTCCCAATCTTCATAATTTGGTGATTCAAGTTAAGTTGGGGAAGGCGCTGCCAGAGTGCTGCAAGCGTGACTTCATGAGCTCTAAACTTACGAGTTTGTGGCTGTCAAAATGTGAGATTGAGGATGATCCAATGGGGATACTGGGGAACCTTCCTTGCTTGACATATTTGTATTTATGCTGGAAATCATTTGTGGGGGAGGAGATGACGTGTCCATCAAACAGTTTTCGTTGTCTCAAGAGGCTTGGGCTATCTGAATTACCAAAGTTGAGGGAGTGGAGAGTGGAGGCAGGAGCCATGCCCCTTCTCTCTGAATTGGAGATCTATGATTGTTCCAGTCTGAAGATGCTTCCACATGGTTTGAGTGGCATTTCTACTCTTCGGAAACTGGAGATTACTGGAATGGCAGAAATGGGGAAGAGGGTATCGGCATCAGGAGAGGATTTCCACAAAGTCAGCCATGTCACTTCAATTATCATCCAAGACTAG